From Amycolatopsis sp. cg9, one genomic window encodes:
- a CDS encoding NAD(P)-dependent alcohol dehydrogenase: MKAVQVVGYDSPLKLTDVPEPSVTGPYDVVVRIGGAGVCRTDLHILEGQWKEKSGVTLPYTIGHENAGWVHAVGGAVTNVAEGDKVIVHPLITCGLCRACRFGDDVHCAQSQFPGIDTAGGYAEYLKTSARSVVKIDDALEPADVAALADAGLTAYHAAAKAARRLRPGDRCVVIGAGGLGHIGIQVLKAISAGELIVVDRNPDAVELAVSIGADHGVAADGAQVSRVLDLTGGHGAEAVIDFVGEGGATRDGIAMLRRAGDYHVVGYGENIDVPTIDVISAEINLIGNLVGSYNDLCELMVLAAQGRVKLHTARYRLEEFQTALDDLDAGRIRGRAILVP, from the coding sequence GTGAAAGCCGTCCAGGTCGTCGGGTACGACTCGCCGTTGAAGCTGACCGACGTCCCCGAGCCGTCGGTCACCGGCCCGTACGACGTGGTCGTGCGGATCGGCGGCGCCGGCGTCTGCCGCACCGACCTGCACATCCTCGAAGGGCAGTGGAAGGAGAAGTCCGGCGTCACGCTGCCGTACACGATCGGCCACGAGAACGCGGGCTGGGTGCACGCGGTCGGCGGCGCGGTCACCAACGTCGCCGAGGGCGACAAGGTGATCGTGCACCCGCTCATCACGTGCGGGCTGTGCCGCGCCTGCCGCTTCGGCGACGACGTCCACTGCGCACAGTCGCAGTTCCCGGGCATCGACACCGCGGGCGGCTACGCGGAGTACCTCAAGACGTCCGCGCGCAGCGTGGTGAAGATCGACGACGCGCTGGAGCCGGCCGACGTCGCGGCGCTGGCGGACGCCGGGCTGACGGCGTACCACGCGGCGGCGAAGGCGGCCCGGCGGCTGCGGCCGGGCGACAGGTGCGTCGTCATCGGCGCGGGCGGCCTCGGCCACATCGGCATCCAGGTGCTCAAGGCGATCTCGGCCGGGGAGCTGATCGTCGTCGACCGCAACCCGGACGCGGTCGAGCTGGCGGTCTCGATCGGCGCCGACCACGGCGTCGCCGCCGACGGCGCGCAGGTTTCGCGGGTGCTCGACCTGACCGGCGGCCACGGCGCCGAGGCGGTCATCGACTTCGTCGGCGAAGGCGGCGCGACCCGCGACGGGATCGCGATGCTGCGGCGGGCGGGCGACTACCACGTCGTCGGCTACGGCGAGAACATCGACGTCCCGACGATCGACGTCATTTCGGCGGAGATCAACCTGATCGGCAACCTGGTCGGTTCGTACAACGACCTGTGCGAGCTGATGGTGCTGGCCGCGCAGGGCCGCGTGAAGCTGCACACGGCCCGCTACCGGCTGGAGGAGTTCCAGACGGCCCTCGACGACCTCGACGCCGGGCGCATCCGCGGCCGCGCGATCCTCGTGCCCTGA
- a CDS encoding iron-sulfur cluster assembly protein: MDAYAALDAVLDPELDEPITDLGFVKSLDVDDGRVTVHLRLPTSFCAPNFAYLMASDAKDVLTALPWTTEVVVELDDHHDSDLINAGLAADAGYRGTFGHEADEDLEELRETFRRKAHQAAVERALSVLLRADEHVDLPGVTLADLPDVPASQALLRRREALGLPSEPTSPVLVGHDGTPFPREEIPLRLRFARSVRISIEGNAHFCRGLLRTRYPESTVEVPA; the protein is encoded by the coding sequence GTGGACGCGTACGCCGCGCTGGACGCGGTACTCGACCCCGAGCTGGACGAGCCGATCACCGACCTCGGCTTCGTCAAGTCACTGGACGTGGACGACGGCCGGGTGACCGTCCACTTGCGACTGCCGACGTCGTTCTGCGCGCCGAACTTCGCCTACCTCATGGCATCGGACGCCAAGGACGTGCTGACGGCGCTGCCGTGGACGACCGAAGTGGTGGTGGAGCTGGACGACCACCACGACTCGGACCTCATCAACGCCGGCCTCGCCGCCGACGCGGGCTACCGCGGAACGTTCGGCCACGAGGCCGACGAAGACCTCGAAGAGCTGCGGGAAACCTTCCGGCGCAAGGCCCACCAAGCGGCGGTGGAACGTGCGCTGAGCGTGCTGCTGCGGGCGGACGAGCACGTCGACCTGCCCGGCGTCACCCTCGCGGACCTGCCGGACGTGCCCGCTTCGCAGGCCTTGCTCCGACGCCGCGAGGCACTCGGGCTGCCGTCCGAACCGACGTCGCCGGTGCTGGTCGGCCACGACGGAACCCCGTTCCCCCGCGAGGAAATCCCGCTGCGGCTGCGGTTCGCCCGGTCGGTCCGCATCTCGATCGAAGGCAACGCGCACTTCTGCCGCGGCCTGCTCCGCACCCGCTACCCCGAATCCACTGTGGAGGTACCAGCGTGA
- a CDS encoding CehA/McbA family metallohydrolase encodes MSSGDLSRRALLRAGGVAAAGAAVGMLPGVAFADQPGGTGSQTRTVTGTLKPDVPDWYYLPVDVPRGVRQIDVRYSYDKPPVPAGTRGNACDIGMFGPEGHELGNARGFRGWSGGFRDRFSISAAEATPGYLAGPIKPGRWHVVLGPYTVAPQGLNYQVDITLTFGPDAAPFVPEPAPETAPARERGRAWYRGDGHLHTVHSDGRRTPDQLVADARAAGLDFIVSTDHNTSSSQLVWGRFATDDLLILNGEEVTTRSGHWPAIGLPAGTWIDWRYRAADPQDFRRFTDQVHRAGGLVTAAHPFANCFGCTYEFAYEIADLVEVWNGPWTQDDEASVIHWDGLLRGGRFIPAIGDSDAHNPDQRVALPHTVVLADRLRRKELLAGLKAGRSWLAESSAVQLDFTVSGGGRTAGIGERLPAGTGDPVTVKAAVGGVPGTTVTFLDQLGPEHTETIGDAGAATVTWTTYPRYSRWVRVEVRRPSGGPNTTQPNAMVAMSNPIFLGTGH; translated from the coding sequence ATGAGTTCTGGGGACCTGAGCCGCCGGGCGCTGCTGCGCGCGGGCGGGGTGGCGGCGGCCGGGGCGGCGGTGGGGATGCTGCCCGGCGTCGCGTTCGCCGATCAGCCGGGCGGCACCGGCAGCCAGACCCGGACCGTCACCGGCACGCTGAAGCCGGACGTCCCGGACTGGTACTACCTGCCCGTCGACGTCCCGCGCGGGGTGCGGCAGATCGACGTCCGCTACTCCTACGACAAGCCCCCGGTGCCGGCCGGCACCCGCGGGAACGCGTGCGACATCGGGATGTTCGGGCCGGAGGGCCACGAACTGGGCAACGCCCGCGGCTTCCGCGGCTGGTCCGGCGGCTTCCGCGACCGGTTCTCGATCAGCGCGGCCGAGGCCACGCCCGGCTACCTGGCGGGCCCGATCAAGCCGGGCCGCTGGCACGTCGTCCTCGGCCCGTACACCGTCGCGCCGCAGGGCCTGAACTACCAGGTCGACATCACGCTCACCTTCGGGCCCGACGCGGCGCCGTTCGTCCCGGAGCCCGCGCCGGAGACCGCGCCGGCCCGCGAGCGCGGCCGCGCCTGGTACCGCGGCGACGGGCACCTGCACACCGTCCACTCCGACGGCCGCCGCACGCCGGACCAGCTGGTCGCCGACGCCCGCGCGGCCGGGCTGGACTTCATCGTGTCCACCGACCACAACACGTCCAGCTCGCAGCTCGTGTGGGGCCGGTTCGCCACCGACGACCTGCTGATCCTCAACGGCGAAGAGGTGACGACGCGGTCCGGGCACTGGCCCGCCATCGGCCTGCCCGCCGGCACCTGGATCGACTGGCGCTACCGCGCGGCCGACCCGCAGGACTTCCGCCGGTTCACCGACCAGGTGCACCGCGCGGGCGGCCTGGTCACCGCCGCGCACCCGTTCGCGAACTGCTTCGGCTGCACCTACGAGTTCGCGTACGAGATCGCCGACCTGGTCGAGGTCTGGAACGGCCCGTGGACCCAGGACGACGAGGCCAGCGTCATCCACTGGGACGGCCTCCTGCGCGGCGGCCGGTTCATCCCGGCGATCGGCGACTCCGACGCGCACAACCCCGACCAGCGGGTCGCGCTGCCGCACACGGTCGTGCTCGCCGACCGGCTGCGCCGGAAGGAACTCCTGGCCGGGCTGAAGGCCGGGCGTTCGTGGCTGGCGGAGTCGTCGGCGGTCCAGCTGGACTTCACGGTCTCCGGCGGCGGCCGCACGGCCGGGATCGGCGAGCGGCTGCCGGCCGGCACCGGCGACCCGGTGACGGTCAAGGCGGCCGTCGGCGGGGTGCCGGGCACGACGGTGACGTTCCTCGACCAGCTCGGCCCGGAGCACACCGAGACCATCGGCGACGCCGGCGCGGCCACAGTCACGTGGACGACGTACCCGCGCTACTCGCGCTGGGTGCGCGTCGAGGTCCGCCGCCCGTCCGGGGGCCCGAACACGACCCAGCCGAACGCGATGGTCGCGATGTCGAACCCGATCTTCCTCGGCACCGGCCACTGA
- a CDS encoding DUF6345 domain-containing protein, whose amino-acid sequence MALLKDGAGAAPPGTSTAARALTSADPFTASGITADRGANRYGVCSIEDFPPGITDLSYTHDDAGGFYNYVKQFTAPNFWYTDGGVLSWLYGEQYDDWQGTYGFDACVAEYHSGHGTMDGNGVFWMPMGGTWGGSAWASSADMRLGNEVARYLFFSTCLSLRIGDGNSPIRTWDAANLGLRMIFGFESTSVDSPNYGAYFFSKWNGNGHKFSKAWLDASWDIDHHQAPSAVACGATQAEAQDRLWNEGSFSTAAASKNWWWWTWYDAARSIREARLELPGAPQTARFAPRRLSPAQLGELAGHYGVRPGGGLPEAMGPHGVVLGADQGGPRLSVDHRGVREITFAEADGTGRDAPSAAEAVRIAQDAVETFGLADRVDLVADKVRHQYHAGGTPEEVAEPRVRETHVVFTQLVDGHPVVTPGLGEVRVSIDGGGTVTTIVDATREVDRLTAGAPAAPPSARGTAREPSTVDEALDAPLQRLLRRLSAGGRVPAEVREVPDSTAVGYALRGDDGTPCVRRTVEVDCGEGLAKRYVLEAPLR is encoded by the coding sequence ATGGCTTTGCTGAAAGACGGTGCCGGCGCGGCACCACCGGGGACGTCCACCGCGGCGCGGGCGCTGACCTCGGCCGATCCGTTCACCGCGAGCGGGATCACCGCCGACCGCGGCGCGAACCGGTACGGCGTCTGCTCGATCGAAGACTTCCCGCCCGGAATCACCGACCTCTCCTACACCCACGACGACGCCGGCGGTTTCTACAATTACGTCAAGCAGTTCACGGCGCCGAACTTCTGGTACACCGACGGCGGCGTGCTGTCCTGGCTCTACGGCGAGCAGTACGACGACTGGCAGGGCACGTACGGCTTCGACGCCTGCGTGGCCGAGTACCACTCCGGGCACGGGACGATGGACGGCAACGGCGTGTTCTGGATGCCGATGGGCGGCACCTGGGGCGGCTCGGCCTGGGCGAGCTCGGCCGACATGCGGCTGGGCAACGAGGTCGCCCGCTACCTGTTCTTCTCCACCTGCCTCTCGCTGCGCATCGGCGACGGCAACAGCCCGATCCGCACGTGGGACGCGGCGAACCTGGGCCTGCGGATGATCTTCGGGTTCGAGTCCACCAGCGTGGACAGCCCGAACTACGGCGCGTACTTCTTCAGCAAGTGGAACGGCAACGGCCACAAGTTCAGCAAGGCGTGGCTGGACGCGTCCTGGGACATCGACCACCACCAGGCGCCCTCGGCCGTCGCGTGCGGGGCGACGCAGGCCGAGGCGCAGGACCGGCTGTGGAACGAAGGGTCCTTCTCGACCGCCGCCGCGTCGAAGAACTGGTGGTGGTGGACGTGGTACGACGCCGCCCGGAGCATCCGCGAGGCGCGCCTCGAGCTGCCCGGCGCGCCGCAGACGGCCCGGTTCGCACCGCGCCGGCTCTCGCCCGCGCAGCTGGGCGAGCTGGCCGGGCACTACGGCGTCCGGCCGGGCGGCGGGCTGCCGGAGGCGATGGGCCCGCACGGCGTCGTGCTGGGCGCGGACCAGGGCGGCCCGCGGCTGAGCGTCGACCACCGCGGCGTCCGCGAGATCACGTTCGCCGAAGCGGACGGCACCGGCCGGGACGCGCCGAGCGCCGCCGAGGCGGTCCGGATCGCCCAGGACGCCGTCGAGACGTTCGGCTTGGCCGACCGGGTCGACCTCGTCGCGGACAAGGTGCGCCACCAGTACCACGCGGGCGGCACGCCCGAGGAGGTCGCGGAGCCGCGCGTGCGCGAAACCCACGTGGTGTTCACGCAGCTGGTCGACGGCCACCCGGTCGTCACGCCCGGCCTGGGCGAGGTGCGGGTCAGCATCGACGGCGGCGGCACCGTGACGACGATCGTCGACGCGACCCGCGAGGTCGACCGGCTGACCGCCGGCGCACCCGCGGCACCGCCGTCCGCCCGCGGGACGGCCCGTGAGCCGTCCACTGTGGACGAGGCACTGGACGCGCCGCTGCAGCGCCTGCTGCGCCGCCTCTCGGCCGGCGGCCGCGTGCCCGCCGAGGTCCGCGAAGTCCCGGATTCGACGGCGGTCGGCTACGCCCTGCGCGGCGACGACGGCACGCCGTGCGTCCGGCGGACGGTCGAGGTGGACTGCGGCGAGGGGCTCGCGAAGCGGTACGTCCTGGAGGCGCCGCTGCGGTGA
- a CDS encoding amidohydrolase family protein, protein MYSKDGETYFIVDAHVALWDARPENQRNIHGKQFIDCFYDYHRNLSPESEVWPYEDYLYQGGDRLMRDLFENGYVDHAIFQPAHLGAFYNNGFGQTEEAFALTQKHEGKLTYNHFFDPRFEQAGIDQLRRDAERFNLKGVKLYTAEWQGDSRGYKLDGKWTYKYFEACQELGIKNIHVHKGPTIRPLDRDAFDVADVDHAATDFTDLNFVVEHCGLPRLEDFCWIATQEPNVHAGLAVAIPFIHTRPRYFAQIIGELLYWLDEDRIQFSSDYALWTPRWLIERFVDFQIPEDMPEYAPLTVGQKKKILGLNAAAMYDVPVPAELRLAPVEPQAVSVA, encoded by the coding sequence ATGTACAGCAAGGACGGCGAGACCTACTTCATCGTGGACGCCCACGTGGCCCTGTGGGACGCGCGCCCCGAGAACCAGCGCAACATCCACGGAAAGCAGTTCATCGACTGCTTCTACGACTACCACCGCAACCTCAGCCCCGAGTCCGAGGTCTGGCCGTACGAGGACTACCTCTACCAGGGCGGCGACCGGCTGATGCGTGACCTGTTCGAGAACGGCTACGTCGACCACGCGATCTTCCAGCCCGCGCACCTCGGCGCTTTCTACAACAACGGCTTCGGGCAGACCGAAGAAGCCTTCGCGCTGACGCAGAAGCACGAGGGCAAGCTGACCTACAACCACTTCTTCGACCCGCGCTTCGAGCAGGCCGGCATCGACCAGCTGCGGCGCGACGCCGAGCGCTTCAACCTCAAGGGCGTCAAGCTCTACACCGCCGAATGGCAGGGCGACTCGCGCGGCTACAAGCTCGACGGCAAGTGGACGTACAAGTACTTCGAAGCCTGCCAGGAACTCGGGATCAAGAACATCCACGTCCACAAGGGACCGACGATCCGGCCGCTGGACCGCGACGCCTTCGACGTCGCCGACGTCGACCACGCGGCGACCGACTTCACCGACCTCAACTTCGTCGTCGAGCACTGCGGCCTGCCGCGGCTGGAGGACTTCTGCTGGATCGCGACGCAGGAGCCGAACGTCCACGCGGGACTCGCGGTGGCCATCCCGTTCATCCACACGCGGCCGCGGTACTTCGCGCAGATCATCGGCGAGCTGCTGTACTGGCTGGACGAGGACCGCATCCAGTTCTCCAGCGACTACGCGCTGTGGACACCTCGCTGGCTGATCGAGCGGTTCGTCGACTTCCAGATCCCGGAGGACATGCCGGAGTACGCGCCGTTGACGGTCGGCCAGAAGAAGAAGATCCTCGGGCTCAACGCGGCGGCGATGTACGACGTCCCGGTCCCCGCCGAGCTGCGGCTGGCCCCGGTCGAGCCGCAAGCCGTTTCGGTGGCCTGA